One stretch of Amycolatopsis tolypomycina DNA includes these proteins:
- a CDS encoding FAD-dependent oxidoreductase, with translation MAGQVGSVAVVLGGSMAGSLAARVLSESYENVLVLDRDTVLGVTKPRRGTPHTRHAHGLHARGQRILEDFFPGFTDELRASGAPVGDLGEMRWYFNGLRLPYTHTGLVSVTPTRPVLENHVRTRVNALPNVTYLEQHDILGLVSTSDNERVIGVRVRDADGVEKVLRADLVLDATGRGSRTPAWLEQLGYARPTEDRVKIGLAYTTRFYRRPPGSFTDTWSINPVASPAHPRGAFFGLSDEDTCIVSLTGILGDHPPTDHDGFVEFAKSLPVPDVYDGIKDAEPLDDATSFGFPASVRRRYEHLEKFPAGLLVLGDAICSFNPVYGQGMSVAAWEAFTLREHLRGGEVDQYAYFRDIGQVVDAPWAVSASGDLAFPGVEGERTPEIEQGNAFMGMLQYAASKDQEIVKAFMRVAGLIDPPTALMDEALVQRVLSHQPAEGQAA, from the coding sequence ATGGCCGGACAGGTCGGAAGCGTCGCCGTCGTCCTCGGTGGCAGCATGGCCGGTAGCCTGGCGGCCCGGGTGCTGTCCGAGTCCTACGAGAACGTCCTGGTCCTCGACCGCGACACCGTCCTCGGGGTGACGAAGCCGCGCCGGGGCACGCCGCACACCCGGCACGCGCACGGGCTGCACGCTCGGGGCCAGCGGATCCTCGAAGACTTCTTCCCCGGGTTCACCGACGAGCTGCGCGCGTCCGGCGCGCCGGTCGGCGACCTCGGCGAGATGCGCTGGTACTTCAACGGCCTCCGCCTGCCCTACACCCACACCGGCCTCGTCTCCGTGACGCCGACGCGCCCGGTGCTGGAGAACCACGTCCGCACGCGCGTCAACGCGCTGCCGAACGTCACTTACCTGGAGCAGCACGACATCCTCGGCCTCGTGTCCACTTCGGACAACGAGCGGGTGATCGGCGTGCGGGTGCGCGACGCCGACGGCGTCGAGAAGGTCCTCCGCGCCGACCTCGTGCTCGACGCCACCGGCCGCGGCTCGCGGACGCCCGCCTGGCTGGAGCAGCTCGGCTACGCGCGGCCCACCGAGGACCGCGTCAAGATCGGGCTGGCCTACACCACCCGGTTCTACCGCCGCCCGCCCGGCTCGTTCACCGACACCTGGTCGATCAACCCGGTCGCCTCGCCCGCGCACCCCCGCGGCGCCTTCTTCGGACTGTCCGATGAGGACACCTGCATCGTGTCGCTCACCGGCATCCTCGGCGACCACCCGCCGACCGACCACGACGGCTTCGTCGAGTTCGCGAAGTCCCTGCCGGTGCCGGACGTCTACGACGGCATCAAGGACGCCGAGCCGCTCGACGACGCGACCTCCTTCGGCTTCCCCGCCAGCGTGCGCCGCCGCTACGAGCACCTCGAGAAGTTCCCGGCCGGCCTGCTCGTGCTCGGGGACGCGATCTGCAGCTTCAACCCGGTCTACGGCCAGGGCATGAGCGTCGCTGCCTGGGAGGCCTTCACCCTCCGCGAGCACCTGCGGGGCGGCGAAGTCGACCAGTACGCCTACTTCCGCGACATCGGCCAGGTCGTCGACGCGCCCTGGGCGGTTTCCGCCAGCGGCGACCTGGCCTTCCCCGGTGTCGAAGGCGAGCGCACTCCGGAGATCGAACAGGGCAACGCCTTCATGGGCATGCTGCAGTACGCCGCGTCGAAGGACCAGGAGATCGTCAAGGCGTTCATGCGCGTGGCAGGTCTGATCGACCCGCCGACCGCGCTGATGGACGAGGCACTGGTCCAGCGCGTCCTCTCGCACCAGCCCGCCGAAGGCCAGGCCGCCTGA
- a CDS encoding SDR family NAD(P)-dependent oxidoreductase — MSLENKNAIVYGAGGSIGREVAKAFAAAGARVYCAGRTRKNLTPVVKEITNAGGWAKANVVNALNEAAVERHAKAVVAESGSLDISINLITRGDVQGTPLVDMIADDVTGPVLTGLTTNFLTARAAARHMVEQGSGVILGLNSGSANGSPMMGGTGPADAALDTLFRNLANEIGPAGVRVLGIWTAGLPETLSPEKLAAFSGAPKMDDEAFAGLLQHLDGMRMTKKSPTLAEVAATATFLASDRAGAITGTFVNVTSGTFPS; from the coding sequence ATGTCCCTGGAGAACAAGAACGCCATCGTCTACGGGGCCGGTGGTTCCATCGGCCGCGAAGTGGCCAAGGCGTTCGCCGCGGCCGGGGCCCGTGTCTACTGCGCGGGACGGACCCGCAAGAACCTCACGCCGGTGGTCAAGGAGATCACGAACGCCGGCGGCTGGGCGAAGGCCAACGTGGTCAACGCCCTCAACGAGGCCGCGGTGGAGCGCCACGCCAAGGCGGTGGTCGCCGAGAGCGGCAGCCTGGACATCTCGATCAACCTGATCACCCGCGGCGACGTGCAGGGCACGCCACTGGTCGACATGATCGCCGACGACGTGACCGGGCCGGTGCTCACCGGGCTGACGACGAACTTCCTGACGGCGCGGGCCGCCGCCCGGCACATGGTGGAGCAGGGCTCGGGCGTGATCCTCGGCCTGAACAGCGGCTCGGCCAACGGCAGCCCGATGATGGGCGGCACCGGCCCGGCCGACGCGGCGCTGGACACGCTGTTCCGCAACCTGGCGAACGAGATCGGCCCCGCGGGCGTGCGCGTCCTCGGCATCTGGACGGCGGGCCTGCCGGAGACGCTGTCCCCGGAGAAGCTGGCGGCGTTCAGCGGCGCCCCGAAGATGGACGACGAGGCGTTCGCCGGGCTGCTGCAGCACCTGGACGGGATGCGCATGACGAAGAAGTCCCCGACCCTGGCGGAAGTGGCGGCGACGGCGACGTTCCTCGCCTCCGACCGGGCGGGCGCGATCACGGGCACGTTCGTCAACGTCACGAGCGGCACGTTCCCGAGCTGA
- a CDS encoding SDR family NAD(P)-dependent oxidoreductase — MSLEKKNAIVYGAGGSIGAAVAKAFAADGAHVFLVGRTLEPLQAVADEIEAAGGSASVDVLDALDESAVEEHAKTVVVEGGSLDVSINLITRGDVQGIPLVDMKVADFTSPIITGVTTNFITMRAAARHMVEQGSGVILALDSGSAHGSPMMGGTGSADGAIDTLVRNLAAEIGPAGVRVAGIWTAGLPETLSPEKLAAFSGAPKMDDAAFQGLLQHLDGMRMTKKSPTLAQVAQTAAFLASPEAGAITGTFVNVTSGIFPS, encoded by the coding sequence ATGTCGCTCGAGAAGAAGAACGCGATCGTCTACGGCGCCGGCGGCTCGATCGGCGCGGCGGTGGCCAAGGCGTTCGCCGCCGACGGCGCGCACGTGTTCCTCGTGGGCCGCACCCTCGAACCGCTGCAGGCCGTGGCCGACGAGATCGAGGCCGCGGGCGGGTCGGCGTCGGTGGACGTCCTCGACGCGCTCGACGAGTCCGCCGTCGAGGAGCACGCCAAGACCGTGGTCGTCGAGGGCGGCAGCCTGGACGTCTCGATCAACCTCATCACCCGCGGTGACGTGCAGGGCATCCCGCTGGTCGACATGAAGGTCGCGGACTTCACCAGCCCGATCATCACCGGCGTCACGACGAACTTCATCACCATGCGCGCCGCCGCGCGGCACATGGTGGAGCAGGGTTCCGGCGTGATCCTCGCCCTGGACAGCGGCTCCGCGCACGGCAGCCCGATGATGGGCGGGACCGGGTCCGCCGACGGCGCGATCGACACCCTCGTCCGGAACCTGGCCGCCGAGATCGGCCCCGCGGGCGTGCGCGTCGCCGGGATCTGGACCGCGGGCCTGCCGGAAACGCTGTCGCCGGAGAAGCTGGCGGCGTTCAGCGGCGCCCCGAAGATGGACGACGCCGCGTTCCAGGGTCTGCTCCAGCACCTGGACGGGATGCGCATGACGAAGAAGTCGCCGACGTTGGCCCAAGTGGCCCAGACCGCGGCGTTCCTCGCCTCCCCCGAGGCCGGTGCCATCACGGGCACGTTCGTCAACGTCACGAGCGGCATTTTCCCCAGCTGA
- a CDS encoding sigma-70 family RNA polymerase sigma factor: MTDGRCPSCGKPLPVRAGGGRGRVSKYCSPACRQKAYRERQQPAAGAAVPDLIADIEQRVRRLAPQLPEAFYTDVTDLASTVGRLRRIAQLARDAAVTENVTENVTENVTRARVTEKPPENVTADAVTEETEDSVTDGAVTESGEDDEVTAAVRAGDEWDFAGLVEPYRHELQVHCYRMVGSYDDAEDMVQETFLRAWNRRDAFEGRSTFRAWLYRIATNVCLDFLRRNQRRPQRYEPVPGMDNGAAEPPARVTWLQPYPDAMLEDVAATDVEPERAAVSRETMELVFLAAIQHLPPRQRAVLILRDVLGWPAADTAEQLDMSVASVNSALQRARPALRRHLPERRSDWTMPSRPTSEEREILQRYMDAADQADAAVVAELLSEDVVLTMPPNPFWFVGRDAMMAFIKPSIDPASPHFQGTWKHLPTFANRLPAAAGYLRRPGTTVYRAQVLDVLRIEGGRIVEITSFEPHLFPAFGLPLTL; this comes from the coding sequence GTGACGGACGGCCGGTGTCCCAGCTGCGGCAAGCCCCTCCCCGTGCGGGCGGGTGGCGGCCGCGGGCGCGTGTCCAAGTACTGCTCGCCCGCCTGCCGGCAGAAGGCCTACCGCGAACGGCAGCAGCCCGCCGCCGGGGCCGCCGTTCCCGATCTCATCGCCGATATCGAGCAGCGTGTCCGGCGGCTGGCGCCGCAGCTGCCCGAGGCCTTCTACACCGATGTCACCGATCTGGCCTCGACCGTCGGCCGGCTCCGCCGCATCGCCCAGCTCGCCCGCGACGCCGCCGTCACGGAAAACGTCACGGAGAACGTCACGGAAAACGTCACGCGGGCGCGCGTGACGGAGAAGCCGCCGGAAAACGTCACGGCCGACGCCGTGACGGAAGAAACGGAAGATTCCGTCACGGACGGCGCCGTGACGGAATCCGGTGAAGACGACGAGGTCACCGCCGCCGTGCGGGCCGGGGACGAATGGGACTTCGCCGGGCTCGTCGAGCCGTACCGGCACGAGCTGCAGGTGCACTGCTACCGCATGGTCGGCTCCTACGACGACGCCGAGGACATGGTCCAGGAGACCTTCCTCCGCGCCTGGAACCGCCGGGACGCCTTCGAGGGCCGCTCGACGTTCCGTGCCTGGCTCTACCGGATCGCGACCAACGTCTGCCTCGACTTCCTGCGCCGCAACCAGCGCCGTCCGCAGCGGTACGAGCCCGTGCCGGGGATGGACAACGGCGCCGCCGAACCACCCGCCAGGGTGACGTGGCTGCAGCCCTACCCGGACGCGATGCTCGAGGACGTCGCCGCCACCGATGTCGAGCCGGAGCGGGCCGCGGTCTCGCGCGAGACCATGGAGCTGGTCTTCCTCGCCGCGATCCAGCACCTGCCGCCGCGGCAGCGGGCCGTGCTCATCCTGCGTGACGTGCTCGGCTGGCCCGCCGCCGACACCGCCGAACAGCTGGACATGAGCGTCGCCTCGGTCAACAGCGCGCTGCAGCGGGCGCGGCCCGCCCTGCGCCGCCACCTGCCCGAACGGCGCAGCGACTGGACCATGCCGAGCCGGCCGACCAGCGAAGAGCGCGAAATCCTGCAGCGCTACATGGACGCGGCCGACCAGGCCGACGCCGCCGTCGTGGCCGAGCTGCTCAGCGAGGACGTCGTCCTGACCATGCCGCCGAACCCGTTCTGGTTCGTCGGCCGCGACGCGATGATGGCGTTCATCAAGCCCTCGATCGACCCGGCGTCGCCGCACTTCCAGGGCACCTGGAAGCACCTGCCGACCTTCGCGAACCGGCTGCCCGCGGCCGCGGGCTACCTGCGGCGGCCCGGCACCACCGTCTACCGGGCGCAGGTGCTCGACGTCCTGCGCATCGAGGGCGGCCGGATCGTCGAGATCACCTCCTTCGAACCCCACCTCTTCCCGGCCTTCGGCCTGCCGCTCACGCTTTAG
- a CDS encoding methyltransferase produces MATSVPISDADYLRILIHGHTAFELLRTGLEFDLFQKLEDSGGLDVTETAEALGVEEYPARVLLLGLASLLLIEKKDGKFVNAPIVRRKLLKDGERFLGPLIDIQDKIINKTLVDFAESMRQSTNVGLRHLEGPGDTLYSKLTATPDLQKVFYDNMGDASNRAFEQFLEYYDFSGIKHAIDIGGGDGTNSVKLAERYPELEMTVFDQESVTRLAADKIEDPSVRKRVHFHPGDMLKDRLPEGADAILYFHIYEIWSLERNTEMLRKCYDALPEGGTVLVYNFVSNDEGTGSLSGGLVSPYFLALASGEGMTWSAADMEKSVRDAGFSRVERFADLGFSHALVVGHK; encoded by the coding sequence ATGGCGACGAGCGTCCCGATCTCGGATGCGGACTACCTCCGGATCCTCATCCACGGCCACACCGCGTTCGAACTGCTGCGCACGGGTCTCGAGTTCGACCTGTTCCAGAAGCTCGAGGACAGCGGCGGCCTGGACGTCACCGAGACGGCTGAGGCGCTCGGCGTCGAGGAGTACCCGGCGCGTGTCCTGCTGCTCGGCCTGGCGTCCCTGCTGCTGATCGAAAAGAAGGACGGGAAGTTCGTCAACGCCCCGATCGTGCGCCGCAAGCTGCTGAAGGACGGGGAACGGTTCCTCGGGCCGCTCATCGACATCCAGGACAAGATCATCAACAAGACCCTGGTGGACTTCGCCGAGTCGATGCGGCAGAGCACCAACGTCGGCCTGCGGCACCTCGAGGGCCCCGGCGACACGCTCTACTCGAAGCTCACCGCCACCCCGGACCTGCAGAAGGTCTTCTACGACAACATGGGTGACGCCTCGAACCGCGCGTTCGAGCAGTTCCTGGAGTACTACGACTTCAGCGGGATCAAGCACGCCATCGACATCGGCGGCGGCGACGGCACCAACTCGGTCAAGCTGGCCGAGCGCTACCCCGAGCTCGAGATGACCGTCTTCGACCAGGAGAGCGTCACCCGGCTCGCCGCGGACAAGATCGAGGACCCGTCGGTCCGCAAGCGCGTCCACTTCCACCCGGGCGACATGCTGAAGGACCGGCTGCCCGAGGGCGCCGACGCGATCCTGTACTTCCACATCTACGAAATCTGGTCGCTGGAGCGGAACACCGAGATGCTCCGCAAGTGCTACGACGCGCTCCCCGAGGGCGGCACGGTGCTCGTCTACAACTTCGTCTCCAACGACGAGGGCACCGGCTCGCTGTCCGGCGGGCTCGTCTCGCCCTACTTCCTGGCGCTGGCCTCCGGCGAGGGCATGACCTGGTCGGCCGCGGACATGGAGAAGTCCGTGCGCGACGCCGGTTTCTCGCGGGTCGAGCGGTTCGCCGACCTCGGCTTCAGCCACGCCCTGGTGGTGGGCCACAAGTAG
- a CDS encoding type I polyketide synthase, with the protein MNFPEPVAIIGMACRFAAGIESPEAFWALLRDGGDNVGDLPADRWEWHAGQSREHAAVVRDVTKRGAFLDNVKEFDADFFDVTPREAALMDPQQRITLELAWEALEHAGIPPRSLGGTDAGVFMGVGADDYGRRLLEDLPRIEAWTGIGSSFCAVANRVSYALDLRGPSMVVDTACSSSLVSIHLAAQALRSGECPVALAGGILVMAGPGLSVVLDAAGATSRDGRSKSFDASADGYGRGEGGGIVVLKLLKDARRDGDRVLAVIRGSAVQQDGKTNGIMAPNGEAQAHLMRRAYEASGIDPATVGYVEAHGTGTSVGDPLEAGAMTAVFGAGRPADAPCLIGSVKPNVGHLEAGAGVAGVIKTVLALQHAEIPPSLNFTTPNPKIPWATSGLRVVTENTPWPQSSAPRRAGVSGYGYGGTIAHVILEAAPEAEPAAEKPKSTSGKPNVLPLSGATEAAVSKYAGRLANWLSRHPDTELADIGHTLARRRQHLPFRAAVTADSSAALRTRLAEFAASGTGGVAGRALPETSRQDLVWVFSGHGSQWTGMARELLATEPAFAAVIDEIEPVFQAEMGVSPRATIGSDEAQPVDVIQPMIFAVQVALAALWRDRGVHPDAVIGHSVGEIAAAVTSGMLTLEQGARLVCRRSVLLRQVAGQGAMAMVNLPPEEARRRLAGRTDIAVAVAAATGSTVFSGDIEAVQETSERFAAEGLAVRRVDSDVAFHSPHMDPLLESLAAAAADLPPAPADVPVYSTALADPRSDAPRDGAYWATNLRGTVRFAEAVAAAAADGYRLFVEVSPHPVVEHSINETLDELGITDAVVTHSLRRNRPERETLLANLGVLYCGGADVDWAAHWPEGTLADLPTTAWQRKEHWVDDSVGRSFLTEQHDLDSHTLLGGRINVHGANPAQAWLTYLDRDSRPYPGDHPVRKVEIIPAAVLLNSFLTAAASAKGAWHELSDVALRVPVSVTRPRHLQIVLQDGAFRLSSRIIEDVNAEDGDDKGWVTHTTAAVSAFGGSIRGQRSEARTSEDLPTGYVIDRLATLGVAAMGFPWAVEEIRRGEGTLVVTVNTDPGSDELPSTWAPLLDGALSAASVAFGGPPILRMPAHIHRVTLAEQSPSRARVTVRVVADDTVDVEIADLDGTVVGRLTRLKYGVLDSEAGAVTSPRQVVHKLAWRPAEGAAGGPAGNLVLVGPDSPVLRRVTTGLDALGVAHLVAATPEGLPEGVLGPDHTLLVVPAAGATGDAAAAGSWLLARTAQRVAATGQAKTARVWCLTEGVREAAEADALGHGPLWGVGRVIGGEHPDLWGGTVDIGQSETDIAGLVEVLRTIRGEDVVVVRDGEASVGRLHRLEGDPTQPRLAARPHATYLVTGGLGVLGLEVAHWLADRGARRIVLAGRRGLPPRAKWGELTDEAEIDAVESVVALERLGVTVIPVAVDVADADEVAAKLSSDALGLPPFRGVVHAAGVLDDRTLGKLDEASLRRVMRPKVEGALNLHRLFEPGSLDFFVLFSSCGQLLGLPGQASYAAGNAFLDALAAHRRAAGDTGAASYAWTSWRGLGMSTSTAVIDAELAARGTADISVTEAFGAWDLAARHDLGYAVMLRTLPGEPGVRKLALLSELPEEAAAGATAADLVDVPWAGLTGAELSAAVTEEIRKHVAAETGLAASEVDSRRPLIEMGLDSVMTVRIRRGLERRFRFALPATLFWDRPTIEAVAALLTERMAEDTGEQE; encoded by the coding sequence ATGAACTTCCCCGAACCCGTCGCCATCATCGGGATGGCTTGCCGTTTCGCCGCGGGAATCGAGTCACCAGAGGCGTTCTGGGCCCTCCTGCGCGACGGTGGCGACAACGTCGGCGACCTGCCCGCGGACCGCTGGGAGTGGCACGCCGGCCAGAGCCGCGAGCACGCCGCGGTCGTGCGGGACGTGACCAAGCGCGGCGCGTTCCTCGACAACGTCAAGGAGTTCGACGCCGACTTCTTCGACGTCACCCCGCGCGAGGCCGCCCTGATGGATCCGCAGCAGCGGATCACCCTGGAGCTGGCGTGGGAGGCGCTGGAGCACGCCGGGATCCCGCCGCGCTCGCTCGGCGGCACCGACGCCGGGGTGTTCATGGGTGTCGGCGCCGACGACTACGGGCGGCGGCTGCTGGAGGACCTGCCCCGGATCGAGGCGTGGACCGGGATCGGCAGCTCGTTCTGCGCGGTCGCGAACCGGGTGTCCTACGCGCTCGACCTGCGCGGGCCGAGCATGGTGGTGGACACCGCGTGCTCGTCGTCGCTGGTCTCGATCCACCTGGCCGCCCAGGCGCTGCGCTCCGGCGAGTGCCCGGTCGCCCTCGCCGGCGGCATCCTGGTGATGGCAGGCCCCGGCCTCTCGGTCGTGCTCGACGCCGCCGGCGCGACCTCCCGCGACGGCCGCAGCAAGTCCTTCGACGCCTCGGCCGACGGCTACGGCCGCGGTGAGGGCGGCGGCATCGTCGTGCTCAAGCTGCTCAAGGACGCCCGCCGCGACGGCGACCGCGTGCTCGCGGTCATCCGCGGCAGCGCCGTGCAGCAGGACGGCAAGACCAACGGCATCATGGCGCCCAACGGCGAGGCGCAGGCCCACCTGATGCGCCGCGCCTACGAGGCGTCCGGCATCGACCCGGCGACCGTCGGCTACGTCGAGGCGCACGGCACCGGTACCAGCGTCGGCGACCCGCTCGAAGCGGGCGCGATGACGGCGGTGTTCGGCGCCGGGCGCCCGGCCGACGCGCCGTGCCTGATCGGCTCGGTGAAGCCGAACGTCGGGCACCTCGAAGCCGGCGCGGGCGTCGCCGGGGTGATCAAGACCGTGCTGGCCCTGCAGCACGCCGAGATCCCGCCCAGCCTCAACTTCACCACGCCGAACCCCAAGATCCCCTGGGCCACTTCGGGTTTGCGCGTGGTCACCGAGAACACGCCGTGGCCGCAGAGCAGCGCGCCGCGCCGCGCCGGGGTTTCCGGGTACGGCTACGGCGGCACCATCGCGCACGTCATCCTCGAAGCCGCGCCCGAAGCCGAACCGGCGGCGGAGAAGCCGAAGTCCACGAGCGGGAAGCCGAACGTCCTGCCGCTGTCCGGGGCGACCGAGGCGGCCGTCTCGAAGTACGCCGGGCGGCTGGCGAACTGGCTGTCCCGCCACCCCGACACCGAGCTCGCCGACATCGGGCACACGCTCGCCCGGCGCCGCCAGCACCTGCCGTTCCGGGCCGCGGTGACCGCCGACAGCTCCGCGGCGCTGCGCACCCGGCTCGCCGAGTTCGCGGCCTCGGGCACCGGCGGGGTCGCCGGGCGCGCGCTGCCGGAGACCTCGCGCCAGGACCTCGTCTGGGTCTTCTCCGGGCACGGTTCGCAGTGGACCGGGATGGCCCGCGAGCTGCTGGCCACCGAGCCCGCGTTCGCGGCCGTGATCGACGAGATCGAGCCCGTTTTCCAGGCGGAGATGGGAGTTTCGCCGCGCGCGACCATCGGGTCGGACGAGGCGCAGCCGGTCGACGTCATCCAGCCGATGATCTTCGCCGTCCAGGTCGCGCTGGCCGCGCTGTGGCGCGACCGCGGGGTCCACCCCGACGCCGTCATCGGGCACTCGGTCGGCGAGATCGCCGCGGCCGTCACGTCCGGCATGCTCACCCTCGAGCAGGGCGCCCGGCTGGTCTGCCGCCGGTCCGTGCTGCTGCGGCAGGTGGCGGGCCAGGGCGCGATGGCGATGGTGAACCTGCCGCCGGAGGAGGCGCGGCGCCGGCTCGCGGGCCGCACCGACATCGCCGTCGCGGTCGCCGCGGCCACCGGCTCGACCGTGTTCTCCGGGGACATCGAGGCCGTGCAGGAGACGAGCGAGCGGTTCGCCGCCGAGGGCCTCGCCGTGCGCCGGGTCGACTCCGACGTCGCCTTCCACAGCCCGCACATGGACCCGCTGCTGGAGTCGCTGGCCGCGGCCGCCGCGGACCTGCCGCCCGCCCCGGCCGACGTCCCGGTGTACAGCACCGCGCTGGCCGACCCGCGGTCGGACGCCCCGCGCGACGGCGCCTACTGGGCCACGAACCTGCGCGGCACCGTGCGGTTCGCCGAGGCCGTCGCGGCCGCGGCGGCGGACGGCTACCGGCTGTTCGTCGAGGTCTCCCCGCACCCGGTGGTCGAGCACTCGATCAACGAGACCCTCGACGAGCTGGGCATCACCGACGCCGTCGTCACGCACTCGCTGCGGCGCAACCGGCCCGAGCGCGAAACCCTGCTGGCGAACCTCGGCGTGCTGTACTGCGGCGGCGCCGACGTCGACTGGGCGGCGCACTGGCCGGAGGGGACGCTCGCGGACCTGCCGACCACGGCGTGGCAGCGCAAGGAGCACTGGGTCGACGACTCGGTCGGCCGCTCGTTCCTCACCGAGCAGCACGACCTCGACAGCCACACGCTGCTCGGCGGCCGGATCAACGTGCACGGCGCGAACCCGGCCCAGGCCTGGCTGACCTACCTCGACCGCGACTCGCGGCCGTACCCGGGCGACCACCCGGTGCGGAAGGTCGAGATCATCCCGGCCGCCGTGCTGCTCAACAGCTTCCTCACCGCCGCCGCCTCGGCGAAGGGCGCCTGGCACGAGCTTTCCGACGTCGCACTGCGCGTCCCGGTGAGCGTCACCCGGCCGCGGCACCTCCAGATCGTGTTGCAGGACGGCGCCTTCCGGCTGTCGTCGCGGATCATCGAGGACGTCAACGCCGAGGACGGCGACGACAAGGGCTGGGTCACCCACACCACCGCGGCGGTCAGCGCGTTCGGCGGCTCGATCCGCGGCCAGCGCTCGGAGGCGCGGACCAGCGAGGACCTGCCGACCGGGTACGTCATCGACCGGCTCGCCACCCTCGGCGTCGCCGCGATGGGCTTCCCGTGGGCGGTCGAGGAGATCCGGCGCGGCGAGGGCACCCTCGTCGTCACGGTCAACACCGACCCCGGCTCGGACGAGCTGCCCAGCACGTGGGCGCCGCTGCTCGACGGCGCGCTGTCGGCGGCTTCGGTCGCCTTCGGCGGGCCGCCGATCCTGCGGATGCCCGCGCACATCCACCGCGTCACCCTCGCCGAGCAGTCGCCGTCGCGGGCCAGGGTGACCGTGCGCGTGGTCGCCGACGACACCGTCGACGTCGAGATCGCCGACCTCGACGGCACCGTCGTCGGCCGGCTGACCCGGCTCAAGTACGGCGTGCTGGACAGCGAAGCCGGTGCCGTCACCAGCCCGCGCCAGGTCGTGCACAAGCTCGCCTGGCGCCCGGCCGAGGGCGCCGCGGGCGGACCGGCCGGGAACCTCGTGCTCGTCGGGCCGGACTCGCCGGTCCTGCGGCGGGTCACCACCGGGCTCGACGCGCTGGGGGTCGCGCACCTGGTCGCGGCCACGCCGGAGGGCCTGCCCGAAGGGGTGCTCGGCCCGGACCACACGCTGCTCGTGGTGCCCGCCGCCGGGGCGACCGGCGACGCCGCCGCGGCGGGGTCGTGGCTGCTCGCCCGCACCGCGCAGCGCGTCGCCGCGACCGGGCAGGCGAAGACCGCCCGGGTCTGGTGCCTCACCGAGGGCGTCCGCGAGGCCGCCGAGGCCGACGCGCTCGGCCACGGCCCGCTGTGGGGCGTCGGCCGCGTGATCGGCGGCGAGCACCCCGACCTCTGGGGCGGCACTGTCGACATCGGACAGTCCGAAACGGACATCGCGGGCCTGGTCGAGGTGCTGCGGACGATCCGCGGCGAGGACGTCGTCGTCGTCCGCGACGGCGAGGCCTCGGTCGGGCGCCTGCACCGGCTCGAGGGCGACCCGACGCAGCCGCGCCTGGCCGCCCGGCCGCACGCGACCTACCTGGTCACCGGCGGTCTCGGCGTGCTCGGCCTGGAGGTCGCGCACTGGCTGGCCGACCGCGGGGCCCGGCGGATCGTGCTCGCCGGCCGCCGCGGACTGCCGCCACGCGCGAAGTGGGGCGAGCTGACCGACGAGGCCGAGATCGACGCCGTCGAGTCGGTGGTCGCCCTGGAACGGCTCGGGGTCACCGTGATCCCGGTCGCGGTGGACGTCGCCGACGCCGACGAGGTCGCCGCGAAGCTGTCGTCGGACGCGCTCGGGCTGCCGCCGTTCCGCGGGGTCGTGCACGCCGCCGGCGTGCTCGACGACCGCACGCTCGGCAAGCTCGACGAGGCCTCGCTGCGCCGCGTCATGCGGCCGAAGGTCGAGGGCGCGCTGAACCTGCACCGCCTGTTCGAACCGGGCTCGCTGGACTTCTTCGTGCTGTTCTCCTCGTGCGGGCAGCTGCTCGGCCTGCCCGGGCAGGCCAGCTACGCGGCGGGCAACGCGTTCCTCGACGCACTGGCCGCCCACCGCCGCGCGGCGGGCGACACCGGGGCCGCGAGCTACGCGTGGACGTCGTGGCGCGGGCTGGGCATGTCGACCTCCACCGCGGTGATCGACGCCGAGCTCGCCGCCCGCGGCACGGCCGACATCAGCGTCACCGAGGCGTTCGGGGCGTGGGACCTCGCGGCCCGGCACGACCTCGGGTACGCGGTCATGCTGCGGACGCTGCCCGGCGAGCCCGGGGTGCGGAAGCTGGCGCTGCTCTCCGAACTGCCCGAGGAGGCCGCGGCCGGTGCCACCGCCGCGGACCTGGTCGACGTCCCGTGGGCCGGGCTCACCGGCGCCGAGCTGTCGGCGGCGGTCACCGAGGAGATCCGCAAGCACGTCGCGGCCGAGACCGGCCTCGCGGCGTCCGAAGTGGACTCCCGGCGGCCGCTCATCGAAATGGGTCTCGACTCGGTGATGACCGTGCGGATCCGGCGCGGGCTGGAGCGGCGCTTCCGGTTCGCCCTGCCGGCGACGCTGTTCTGGGACCGGCCGACGATCGAGGCGGTCGCCGCGCTGCTCACCGAGCGGATGGCCGAGGACACGGGGGAGCAGGAATGA